A genome region from Solanum pennellii chromosome 12, SPENNV200 includes the following:
- the LOC107005649 gene encoding protein kinase PINOID 2, which translates to MATTNRDESDKDSTASSSITMPESSRRSWMSSTNLSSFSSRRSSISLCNENPYFSNSHKPHKSNQISWELIRRIRVESGQIKLEHFRLLRRVGGGDIGSVYLCEIRNPVVGLPQCFYAMKVVDREAVEIRKKLQRAEMEKEILGIIDHPFLPTLYAQFEASHYSCLVMEYCPGGDLHAVRQRQPGKRFNISSAKFYAAEILLALEYLHMMGIVYRDLKPENVLVRSDGHIMLSDFDLSFKCDEVVPTLVKSKTTKSIAKTPRNSYCAMPIQPVLSCFLSQKTEQNHENQQEDQEIVAEPINARSKSFVGTHEYLAPEVISGQGHGSAVDWWTLGVFLYELIFGTTPFKGENNEKTLVNILKKPLTFPRIAISSSKEYEEMVKVQDLICRLLVKNPKKRIGSLQGSVEIKKHDFFKGVNWALIRSIKPPQVPNDLVKMRGVRGVVPKLSKKQREEPYQIPQYFDYF; encoded by the exons ATGGCCACCACAAATCGAGACGAATCCGACAAAGACAGTACGGCTTCTTCTTCAATAACAATGCCGGAATCCAGTCGCCGGAGTTGGATGAGTAGTACTAATCTCAGCAGTTTCAGTAGTCGCCGGAGTTCAATTTCACTCTGCAATGAAAACCCCTATTTCTCCAACTCACATAAACCacacaaatcaaatcaaatctcTTGGGAACTCATTCGACGGATCCGAGTCGAATCAGGTCAAATCAAACTCGAGCATTTCCGATTACTCCGCCGAGTCGGCGGCGGTGATATCGGTAGTGTTTATTTATGTGAAATTCGGAATCCGGTTGTTGGTTTACCGCAGTGTTTTTACGCTATGAAAGTTGTGGATCGAGAAGCTGTTGAAATAAGGAAGAAATTGCAGAGAGCGGAGATGGAGAAGGAGATTTTGGGGATTATTGATCATCCATTTTTGCCTACTCTGTATGCACAATTTGAAGCTTCGCATTATTCGTGCTTGGTTATGGAGTATTGTCCCGGCGGCGATTTGCACGCCGTCCGGCAACGGCAGCCCGGAAAACGTTTCAACATTTCCTCTGCTAA gttttatgctGCAGAAATACTATTGGCACTAGAATATCTTCATATGATGGGAATTGTATACAGAGATTTAAAACCAGAAAATGTGCTTGTAAGATCAGATGGTCACATTATGCTTTCAGATTTTGACCTTTCTTTTAAATGTGATGAAGTTGTTCCAACACTCGTAAAGTCGAAAACAACGAAATCCATAGCCAAAACCCCAAGAAATTCATACTGTGCTATGCCAATCCAACCAGTTCTATCCTGTTTTTTATCACAAAAAACAGAACAAAACCATGAAAACCAACAAGAGGATCAAGAAATTGTTGCTGAACCTATAAATGCTCGATCAAAGTCCTTCGTTGGGACACACGAGTATTTAGCACCCGAGGTAATATCAGGACAGGGTCATGGAAGTGCAGTAGATTGGTGGACATTAGGGGTGTTTCTATATGAGCTTATTTTCGGTACTACTCCTTTTAAAGGAGAGAATAATGAGAAAACGCTCGTTAACATATTGAAGAAACCACTCACATTCCCAAGGATCGCGATAAGTAGTAGCAAAGAGTATGAAGAAATGGTGAAAGTTCAAGACTTGATCTGCAGATTACTTGTGAAGAATCCAAAGAAGAGAATTGGGAGTTTACAAGGTAGTGTTGAAATAAAGAAACATGACTTTTTTAAAGGTGTAAATTGGGCTTTGATTAGGTCAATTAAGCCACCACAAGTACCAAATGATTTGGTGAAAATGAGAGGTGTTAGAGGTGTTGTTCCAAAGTTGAGTAAGAAACAAAGGGAAGAACCTTATCAAATCCCTCAGTATTTTGATTACTTTTAA